In Methanomassiliicoccus sp., the following proteins share a genomic window:
- a CDS encoding histidinol-phosphate aminotransferase family protein has translation MSLEDRVRTEVLGMLRPKHGGDVWGRLEVRDFSSNVNPLGPPERLNDYIQEAASDMVNYPDDHCKDLKEAISQRYALPAANIVVGAGSAELIRLFPEVFVKPGDKVIMPRPTFSEYGFACQLMGAKFADVPLPEDDGFHPDISGFIDAMVPGTKAIYVCNPNNPTARMLTRKEVMEVVKEAGRRDIMVFLDETLLELSEKDSEVTCVGEVAANDNMFIIRSFTKSFAMPGLRVGYGFGSKDVVRYMDAARLSWNLGTIEQRVATKLMTNEQEHVRNAIRLLLDEKQRMRDGISHILKRRIRMPDSYFFFHPLRPLGITSPKFKEMMLTHNVLVRDCSSFGPPGQSYSRFCVKTRESDDEFLEALKATVEELHSGR, from the coding sequence ATGAGCCTTGAGGACCGAGTGCGCACGGAGGTCCTGGGCATGCTACGGCCAAAGCACGGTGGCGATGTGTGGGGACGACTGGAGGTCAGGGACTTCAGCTCCAACGTCAATCCCCTAGGCCCTCCCGAGCGTTTGAACGATTACATCCAGGAAGCGGCTAGTGATATGGTCAATTATCCTGACGATCACTGCAAGGACCTTAAAGAGGCGATCTCCCAGAGATATGCGCTTCCTGCAGCGAACATAGTTGTCGGCGCGGGCTCGGCCGAGCTCATCAGGCTGTTCCCTGAGGTTTTCGTCAAGCCAGGGGACAAGGTCATCATGCCTCGCCCTACGTTCTCCGAGTACGGCTTCGCCTGCCAGCTCATGGGCGCCAAGTTCGCGGACGTTCCCCTGCCGGAGGACGATGGCTTCCACCCGGATATCTCCGGGTTCATAGATGCCATGGTACCGGGCACCAAGGCGATCTACGTGTGCAATCCCAACAACCCCACCGCTCGGATGCTCACCCGCAAGGAGGTCATGGAGGTCGTCAAAGAGGCGGGACGCCGGGACATAATGGTGTTCCTGGACGAGACCCTCCTGGAGCTCTCCGAAAAGGATAGCGAGGTCACCTGCGTGGGGGAGGTGGCCGCCAACGACAACATGTTCATCATCAGGTCCTTCACAAAATCGTTCGCCATGCCCGGGCTTCGTGTGGGCTACGGCTTCGGAAGCAAGGACGTCGTCCGCTACATGGACGCCGCCCGGCTGTCCTGGAACCTGGGAACGATCGAGCAGAGGGTGGCCACAAAGCTCATGACCAACGAGCAGGAGCATGTGCGCAATGCTATCCGCCTCCTTTTGGACGAGAAGCAGAGGATGCGCGATGGGATATCGCACATCCTCAAGCGCAGGATCCGTATGCCTGATTCATACTTCTTCTTCCATCCCCTGAGGCCTCTGGGGATCACCTCCCCGAAGTTCAAGGAGATGATGCTTACCCATAACGTCCTGGTCCGCGACTGCTCCTCCTTCGGCCCTCCTGGCCAATCTTACTCGCGCTTCTGCGTGAAGACCAGGGAGAGCGACGATGAGTTCTTGGAGGCGCTGAAGGCCACGGTAGAGGAACTACATTCAGGAAGGTAG
- the cobD gene encoding cobalamin biosynthesis protein CobD codes for MDLWLYAIIIPLVALVIDLALGEPPNRVHPVVWMGRLIGALDGLVKRDEPRRTRKERALGVLVILIPILVFVLGFTIILALTRWWLGMLVWAAACAIIFKTLFAIRALETHTAPMVDDLMRDDLDAARKKASMVVSRDVNKLDRAHVISCAAETVSENLVDSVLSPMFYFGLAGIPGAAFLRVANTGDGMIGYLSEKHRYVGWFTARLDDCAHYLVARLSVPFIMLSLALLRKDWRNAWRTALRDHHQTSSPNKGWPMASVAGGLHVRFEKVGYYNMGDGEVSLDPLVIRDTIRVMKLTAVIFFVLIMLPLFTFVGIHVQLYLEDVLLGMLGLR; via the coding sequence GTGGACCTCTGGCTTTACGCTATCATCATTCCGCTAGTGGCGTTGGTCATCGATCTGGCGTTGGGAGAGCCACCTAATCGCGTCCACCCCGTGGTGTGGATGGGTAGGTTGATAGGGGCGCTCGACGGCCTGGTCAAGAGGGATGAGCCCCGCCGAACACGAAAGGAAAGGGCGCTGGGCGTTCTCGTGATCTTGATACCCATCCTTGTCTTCGTCCTCGGTTTCACTATCATTCTCGCCTTGACGCGTTGGTGGCTGGGGATGTTGGTGTGGGCCGCCGCCTGTGCGATAATCTTCAAGACGCTCTTCGCCATCCGCGCGCTGGAGACCCATACCGCACCCATGGTGGACGATCTCATGAGGGACGATCTGGACGCCGCGCGAAAGAAAGCGTCCATGGTGGTATCGCGGGATGTGAACAAGCTCGATCGTGCCCATGTCATCTCCTGTGCAGCGGAGACGGTGTCCGAGAACCTTGTGGACTCTGTCCTCTCACCCATGTTCTACTTCGGCCTCGCCGGGATACCCGGGGCCGCGTTCCTGAGGGTCGCCAACACCGGGGACGGAATGATAGGCTATCTCAGTGAGAAGCATCGGTACGTTGGCTGGTTCACAGCCCGCCTGGATGATTGCGCGCACTACCTGGTCGCCCGCCTCTCCGTCCCCTTCATCATGCTTTCCCTCGCCCTGCTCAGGAAGGATTGGCGGAACGCCTGGCGCACCGCTTTACGCGATCACCACCAGACCAGCAGCCCCAACAAGGGATGGCCCATGGCCTCGGTCGCTGGGGGCCTCCATGTGAGGTTCGAGAAGGTGGGGTACTACAACATGGGAGATGGAGAGGTGTCCCTTGATCCCCTGGTCATAAGGGACACCATCAGAGTGATGAAGTTGACGGCGGTGATCTTCTTCGTCCTGATCATGCTCCCCCTTTTCACATTCGTAGGTATACACGTCCAGCTGTACCTTGAGGACGTCCTCTTAGGTATGCTGGGCCTGAGGTGA
- the cobS gene encoding adenosylcobinamide-GDP ribazoletransferase, which translates to MRFLGAIKAQFSLFTVIPVNVDMEDVDQLSHHFWLTPIIGLFYGVIAGGLFLLLTRVLDSLVSATLVILVMHGLNRFLHFDGLIDLGDGLIATGPHEKKLAAMKDTRVGAGGVGFGIMFTILTIAALTSVGREGDYAIFFLPLAMEVLGKNALVTVAALGTSREGLGSPFVRNCRKGHAALSSGLSFVLLSLFIPLLYPWLGLFSITLITLMVLTSVVAGALVAAKAHGSFGCVNGDIMGATNELAKPAVVIVGILGVMLFLSM; encoded by the coding sequence ATTAGGTTCCTAGGCGCCATCAAAGCGCAGTTCTCGCTGTTCACGGTCATTCCCGTGAACGTCGATATGGAGGACGTGGACCAGCTGTCGCACCACTTCTGGCTAACCCCCATCATCGGCCTTTTCTACGGAGTGATCGCCGGAGGCCTGTTCCTGCTCCTGACCCGCGTCCTGGACAGCCTGGTGTCAGCGACCCTGGTGATCCTGGTGATGCACGGCCTGAACAGGTTCCTGCACTTCGATGGCCTCATCGATCTAGGGGACGGGCTGATAGCCACAGGACCGCACGAGAAGAAGCTGGCGGCCATGAAGGACACCAGGGTGGGGGCCGGGGGCGTTGGCTTCGGAATAATGTTCACCATTCTCACCATCGCTGCCCTCACGTCCGTCGGTCGGGAGGGGGACTACGCTATCTTCTTCCTGCCGCTGGCCATGGAGGTCCTGGGCAAGAACGCCCTGGTCACGGTGGCCGCTCTGGGCACGTCCCGCGAGGGGCTGGGGAGCCCGTTCGTGCGCAACTGCCGGAAGGGCCATGCCGCCCTGTCCTCAGGCCTGTCGTTCGTCCTCCTATCTCTGTTCATCCCCCTCCTGTACCCGTGGTTAGGGCTTTTCTCAATTACCCTGATCACCCTGATGGTCCTCACCAGCGTCGTCGCCGGAGCCCTAGTTGCCGCCAAGGCGCATGGCAGCTTCGGCTGCGTCAACGGGGATATAATGGGAGCCACAAACGAGCTGGCCAAGCCTGCTGTAGTCATAGTGGGGATATTAGGGGTGATGCTGTTCCTGTCGATGTGA
- a CDS encoding NTP transferase domain-containing protein: MTAGGKGSRIKQMEGEKPLIPVLGIPMIDRVLEAVMASSGVGAVLVSITSNTPRTEEHLRKRGIDVIITDGRGYSEDLNQAMSGLATDQVMVLPADMPLIRPETIEEVLRQAEGMKVGSFCVTVPVELMRALGLNLTYSLTVDGREVVLCGVSVVDRKAMLTGLELEQSYMISESEELALNVNTVGDLRRAEMVLTRRLAP; the protein is encoded by the coding sequence GTGACCGCGGGGGGGAAGGGCAGTAGGATCAAGCAGATGGAGGGCGAGAAGCCCCTCATCCCCGTCCTTGGCATACCCATGATCGATAGGGTGCTGGAAGCGGTCATGGCCTCGAGCGGAGTAGGAGCGGTGCTCGTCTCCATCACCTCGAACACCCCTCGGACGGAGGAGCATCTGCGTAAGAGAGGGATCGATGTCATCATCACTGACGGCAGAGGGTACAGTGAGGACCTCAACCAGGCGATGAGCGGACTGGCCACCGACCAGGTCATGGTGTTGCCAGCAGATATGCCCCTGATCCGCCCGGAGACCATTGAAGAGGTGCTGCGACAGGCCGAAGGGATGAAGGTAGGTTCCTTCTGCGTAACAGTTCCCGTGGAACTGATGAGGGCCTTGGGCCTCAACCTTACGTACTCGCTGACGGTGGACGGTCGCGAGGTGGTCCTGTGCGGGGTCTCGGTCGTGGACCGCAAGGCCATGCTCACCGGGCTGGAGCTGGAGCAGTCCTACATGATCTCAGAGTCGGAGGAGCTGGCTCTCAACGTGAACACCGTCGGTGACCTGCGGCGGGCGGAGATGGTGCTCACCCGTCGCTTGGCCCCCTGA